The following coding sequences lie in one Spodoptera frugiperda isolate SF20-4 chromosome 24, AGI-APGP_CSIRO_Sfru_2.0, whole genome shotgun sequence genomic window:
- the LOC118278835 gene encoding uncharacterized protein LOC118278835 isoform X1 → MALFMKQDFTPPLLSRRWFAVKFRPNMLLYSRENIILILESGLLFREDSVDVEQEAPAREDVWQYVGGGKNGWMTRGERVAGVSGVLAAVMMFPPRDLHRSSLVKLAVYASLPVALRWCHRSRCRGSLPALLSIMREYLALARRTAACLKEYAALHAQIGSLTSVIESTHTLLCRQQSDLSVLLSRASSAVLGNAPWLRADVAWEAVQNQTCDNLMKIHHAFLVVQSTFLKHIAMAHYIPPVSAQRTYKNHNERIYWIHTVVIPHATEEFHHSYDSLERMYRLLKNSGTKDSETKKLGSAFNNNWLYSDIHTGIAKSCLELKLALNKSNSLDVFLDSCALNKQEIDLDVLNRNIDDVIDSLTKCLKTVQSSQMRLKKIQNKNVKDVSFEDKEVMVENAGVLKIEDCEPESKDEVFYFVKTDDDIYDVQPAGDLTTAPGKKEKETNKIVLSELKRKLGKREDAMRERERQALAKTMPELKNIPEFPRQIKPEEFIERKGFISKLKSKPIKKHGLRIKIKKNKTKNKKYKFKLSKYSKETDISGVIYEANAKLNVKSKILTVNFINDYYITKWCKYIEENRPVSVSSNISDYSDIEPSTAKIHPDQELRCTKKDLELSPSTSDSEFDYTKEKQNALLHDVRRHRVVRKKNHPNHRPIIDNVDESLKPIEYRFGTGMAMASVLQVNKSLPHYITDEEVFIGDGEVSTDSGNDEDA, encoded by the exons ATGGCATTGTTTATGAAACAAGATTTTACACCTCCCCTTCTCTCCCGGAGGTGGTTTGCAGTGAAATTTAGGCCCAATATG CTCCTATACAGTCGAGAAAACATAATCTTGATACTTGAAAGCGGCCTGCTGTTCCGAGAAGACAGTGTGGACGTGGAACAGGAGGCTCCTGCTCGTGAGGATGTTTGGCAGTATGTGGGGGGCGGCAAGAATGGCTGGATGACCAGGGGAGAACGGGTAGCGGGGGTCAGTGGTGTCCTTGCTGCAGTCATGATGTTTCCGCCAAGGGA TCTACATCGCTCCTCGCTAGTAAAGCTAGCAGTATACGCCTCCCTCCCAGTGGCACTCCGCTGGTGCCACCGCAGTCGCTGTAGAGGATCCCTCCCTGCCCTCCTCTCAATCATGAGGGAATACTTGGCCCTGGCCAGGAGGACTGCCGCCTGTCTCAAGGAGTATGCTGCGCTACATGCTCAAAT AGGCTCCCTAACGTCGGTGATAGAGTCCACTCACACGTTGCTATGTAGACAGCAGAGTGACCTCTCCGTGCTACTCTCCCGGGCCTCCTCAGCTGTGCTGGGCAACGCTCCATGGCTCCGAGCTGATGTCGCCTGGGAGGCTGTCCAGAATCAGACCTGTGATAATCTGATG AAAATACACCACGCCTTCCTAGTAGTCCAATCGACATTCTTAAAGCATATTGCGATGGCCCATTACATACCGCCTGTATCAGCCCAACGCACATACAAAAACCACAATGAGAGGATATACTGGATCCACACAGTCGTTATACCGCATGCCACAGAAGAATTTCACCACAGCTATGACTCTCTAGAACGCATGTACCGTCTACTCAAAAATTCAGGCACTAAAGACTCAGAAACTAAGAAATTAGGCTCAGCATTCAATAATAACTGGTTATATTCCGACATACACACAGGCATAGCGAAATCTTGTCTAGAATTAAAGCTAGCACTAAATAAATCTAACAGTCTCGATGTTTTTCTCGATTCTTGCGCTCTTAATAAACAGGAAATCGATTTGGATGTGCTAAATCGAAATATCGATGATGTTATAGATAGTTTAACGAAATGTTTGAAAACTGTTCAGAGTTCGCAAATGCGTTTGAAGAAAATTcagaataaaaatgttaaagacGTTTCGTTTGAAGATAAAGAGGTTATGGTTGAAAAcgcgggagttttgaaaatagAAGATTGTGAACCAGAGAGTAAGGATGAagttttttatttcgttaagaCTGACGATGATATTTATGATGTTCAGCCTGCAGGAGATCTTACTACTGCGCcaggaaaaaaagaaaaagaaacgaataaaatagttttaagtgaACTAAAGAGGAAATTGGGGAAGCGAGAGGATGCTATGAGGGAAAGAGAGAGGCAGGCACTCGCAAAAACGATGCCCgaattaaaaaacatacctGAATTTCCACGCCAAATAAAACCGGAAGAATTTATTGAGAGAAAGggttttattagtaaattaaagaGTAAACCTATTAAAAAACATGGTTTAAggattaaaattaagaaaaataaaactaaaaataagaaatacaagTTCAAACTCTCGAAATACTCAAAAGAGACGGACATAAGTGGCGTCATCTATGAAGCAAACGCGAAACTTAACgtgaaaagtaaaattttaactgTAAACTTTATAAACGACTACTACATAACTAAATGGTGCAAATATATAGAAGAAAATAGGCCTGTCAGTGTGTCTAGTAACATATCGGATTATAGTGACATTGAACCAAGTACGGCCAAAATACACCCAGATCAAGAGCTGCGGTGTACAAAGAAAGACTTGGAACTGTCCCCATCTACTTCGGACAGTGAATTTGATTATACAAAAGAGAAACAGAATGCTTTACTTCATGATGTCCGTCGCCATAGAGTCGTTAGAAAAAAGAATCATCCAAACCATAGACCGATCATAGACAATGTAGATGAGAGTTTGAAGCCCATAGAGTATAGATTTGGGACGGGTATGGCTATGGCTTCAGTGTTGCAAGTTAATAAATCGTTGCCTCATTATATTACTGATGAAGAGGTTTTTATTGGTGATGGTGAAGTGTCTACTGATAGTGGGAATGATGAGGATGCGTGA
- the LOC118278835 gene encoding uncharacterized protein LOC118278835 isoform X3, translated as MALFMKQDFTPPLLSRRWFAVKFRPNMLLYSRENIILILESGLLFREDSVDVEQEAPAREDVWQYVGGGKNGWMTRGERVAGVSGVLAAVMMFPPRDLHRSSLVKLAVYASLPVALRWCHRSRCRGSLPALLSIMREYLALARRTAACLKEYAALHAQIGSLTSVIESTHTLLCRQQSDLSVLLSRASSAVLGNAPWLRADVAWEAVQNQTCDNLMKIHHAFLVVQSTFLKHIAMAHYIPPVSAQRTYKNHNERIYWIHTVVIPHATEEFHHSYDSLERMYRLLKNSGTKDSETKKLGSAFNNNWLYSDIHTGIAKSCLELKLALNKSNSLDVFLDSCALNKQEIDLDVLNRNIDDVIDSLTKCLKTVQSSQMRLKKIQNKNVKDVSFEDKEVMVENAGVLKIEDCEPESKDEVFYFVKTDDDIYDVQPAGDLTTAPGKKEKETNKIVLSELKRKLGKREDAMRERERQALAKTMPELKNIPEFPRQIKPEEFIERKGFISKLKSKPIKKHGLRIKIKKNKTKNKKYKFKLSKYSKETDISGVIYEANAKLNVKSKILTVNFINDYYITKWCKYIEENRPVSVSSNISDYSDIEPSTAKIHPDQELRCTKKDLELSPSTSDSEFDYTKEKQNALLHDVRRHRVVRKKNHPNHRPIIDNVDESLKPIEYRFGTGMAMASVLQVNKSLPHYITDEEVFIGDGEVSTDSGNDEDA; from the exons ATGGCATTGTTTATGAAACAAGATTTTACACCTCCCCTTCTCTCCCGGAGGTGGTTTGCAGTGAAATTTAGGCCCAATATG CTCCTATACAGTCGAGAAAACATAATCTTGATACTTGAAAGCGGCCTGCTGTTCCGAGAAGACAGTGTGGACGTGGAACAGGAGGCTCCTGCTCGTGAGGATGTTTGGCAGTATGTGGGGGGCGGCAAGAATGGCTGGATGACCAGGGGAGAACGGGTAGCGGGGGTCAGTGGTGTCCTTGCTGCAGTCATGATGTTTCCGCCAAGGGA TCTACATCGCTCCTCGCTAGTAAAGCTAGCAGTATACGCCTCCCTCCCAGTGGCACTCCGCTGGTGCCACCGCAGTCGCTGTAGAGGATCCCTCCCTGCCCTCCTCTCAATCATGAGGGAATACTTGGCCCTGGCCAGGAGGACTGCCGCCTGTCTCAAGGAGTATGCTGCGCTACATGCTCAAAT AGGCTCCCTAACGTCGGTGATAGAGTCCACTCACACGTTGCTATGTAGACAGCAGAGTGACCTCTCCGTGCTACTCTCCCGGGCCTCCTCAGCTGTGCTGGGCAACGCTCCATGGCTCCGAGCTGATGTCGCCTGGGAGGCTGTCCAGAATCAGACCTGTGATAATCTGATG AAAATACACCACGCCTTCCTAGTAGTCCAATCGACATTCTTAAAGCATATTGCGATGGCCCATTACATACCGCCTGTATCAGCCCAACGCACATACAAAAACCACAATGAGAGGATATACTGGATCCACACAGTCGTTATACCGCATGCCACAGAAGAATTTCACCACAGCTATGACTCTCTAGAACGCATGTACCGTCTACTCAAAAATTCAGGCACTAAAGACTCAGAAACTAAGAAATTAGGCTCAGCATTCAATAATAACTGGTTATATTCCGACATACACACAGGCATAGCGAAATCTTGTCTAGAATTAAAGCTAGCACTAAATAAATCTAACAGTCTCGATGTTTTTCTCGATTCTTGCGCTCTTAATAAACAGGAAATCGATTTGGATGTGCTAAATCGAAATATCGATGATGTTATAGATAGTTTAACGAAATGTTTGAAAACTGTTCAGAGTTCGCAAATGCGTTTGAAGAAAATTcagaataaaaatgttaaagacGTTTCGTTTGAAGATAAAGAGGTTATGGTTGAAAAcgcgggagttttgaaaatagAAGATTGTGAACCAGAGAGTAAGGATGAagttttttatttcgttaagaCTGACGATGATATTTATGATGTTCAGCCTGCAGGAGATCTTACTACTGCGCcaggaaaaaaagaaaaagaaacgaataaaatagttttaagtgaACTAAAGAGGAAATTGGGGAAGCGAGAGGATGCTATGAGGGAAAGAGAGAGGCAGGCACTCGCAAAAACGATGCCCgaattaaaaaacatacctGAATTTCCACGCCAAATAAAACCGGAAGAATTTATTGAGAGAAAGggttttattagtaaattaaagaGTAAACCTATTAAAAAACATGGTTTAAggattaaaattaagaaaaataaaactaaaaataagaaatacaagTTCAAACTCTCGAAATACTCAAAAGAGACGGACATAAGTGGCGTCATCTATGAAGCAAACGCGAAACTTAACgtgaaaagtaaaattttaactgTAAACTTTATAAACGACTACTACATAACTAAATGGTGCAAATATATAGAAGAAAATAGGCCTGTCAGTGTGTCTAGTAACATATCGGATTATAGTGACATTGAACCAAGTACGGCCAAAATACACCCAGATCAAGAGCTGCGGTGTACAAAGAAAGACTTGGAACTGTCCCCATCTACTTCGGACAGTGAATTTGATTATACAAAAGAGAAACAGAATGCTTTACTTCATGATGTCCGTCGCCATAGAGTCGTTAGAAAAAAGAATCATCCAAACCATAGACCGATCATAGACAATGTAGATGAGAGTTTGAAGCCCATAGAGTATAGATTTGGGACGGGTATGGCTATGGCTTCAGTGTTGCAAGTTAATAAATCGTTGCCTCATTATATTACTGATGAAGAGGTTTTTATTGGTGATGGTGAA GTGTCTACTGATAGTGGGAATGATGAGGATGCGTGA
- the LOC118278835 gene encoding uncharacterized protein LOC118278835 isoform X2, with product MALFMKQDFTPPLLSRRWFAVKFRPNMLLYSRENIILILESGLLFREDSVDVEQEAPAREDVWQYVGGGKNGWMTRGERVAGVSGVLAAVMMFPPRDLHRSSLVKLAVYASLPVALRWCHRSRCRGSLPALLSIMREYLALARRTAACLKEYAALHAQIGSLTSVIESTHTLLCRQQSDLSVLLSRASSAVLGNAPWLRADVAWEAVQNQTCDNLMKIHHAFLVVQSTFLKHIAMAHYIPPVSAQRTYKNHNERIYWIHTVVIPHATEEFHHSYDSLERMYRLLKNSGTKDSETKKLGSAFNNNWLYSDIHTGIAKSCLELKLALNKSNSLDVFLDSCALNKQEIDLDVLNRNIDDVIDSLTKCLKTVQSSQMRLKKIQNKNVKDVSFEDKEVMVENAGVLKIEDCEPESKDEVFYFVKTDDDIYDVQPAGDLTTAPGKKEKETNKIVLSELKRKLGKREDAMRERERQALAKTMPELKNIPEFPRQIKPEEFIERKGFISKLKSKPIKKHGLRIKIKKNKTKNKKYKFKLSKYSKETDISGVIYEANAKLNVKSKILTVNFINDYYITKWCKYIEENRPVSVSSNISDYSDIEPSTAKIHPDQELRCTKKDLELSPSTSDSEFDYTKEKQNALLHDVRRHRVVRKKNHPNHRPIIDNVDESLKPIEYRFGTGMAMASVLQVNKSLPHYITDEEVFIGDGEVSTDSGNDEDA from the exons ATGGCATTGTTTATGAAACAAGATTTTACACCTCCCCTTCTCTCCCGGAGGTGGTTTGCAGTGAAATTTAGGCCCAATATG CTCCTATACAGTCGAGAAAACATAATCTTGATACTTGAAAGCGGCCTGCTGTTCCGAGAAGACAGTGTGGACGTGGAACAGGAGGCTCCTGCTCGTGAGGATGTTTGGCAGTATGTGGGGGGCGGCAAGAATGGCTGGATGACCAGGGGAGAACGGGTAGCGGGGGTCAGTGGTGTCCTTGCTGCAGTCATGATGTTTCCGCCAAGGGA TCTACATCGCTCCTCGCTAGTAAAGCTAGCAGTATACGCCTCCCTCCCAGTGGCACTCCGCTGGTGCCACCGCAGTCGCTGTAGAGGATCCCTCCCTGCCCTCCTCTCAATCATGAGGGAATACTTGGCCCTGGCCAGGAGGACTGCCGCCTGTCTCAAGGAGTATGCTGCGCTACATGCTCAAAT AGGCTCCCTAACGTCGGTGATAGAGTCCACTCACACGTTGCTATGTAGACAGCAGAGTGACCTCTCCGTGCTACTCTCCCGGGCCTCCTCAGCTGTGCTGGGCAACGCTCCATGGCTCCGAGCTGATGTCGCCTGGGAGGCTGTCCAGAATCAGACCTGTGATAATCTGATG AAAATACACCACGCCTTCCTAGTAGTCCAATCGACATTCTTAAAGCATATTGCGATGGCCCATTACATACCGCCTGTATCAGCCCAACGCACATACAAAAACCACAATGAGAGGATATACTGGATCCACACAGTCGTTATACCGCATGCCACAGAAGAATTTCACCACAGCTATGACTCTCTAGAACGCATGTACCGTCTACTCAAAAATTCAGGCACTAAAGACTCAGAAACTAAGAAATTAGGCTCAGCATTCAATAATAACTGGTTATATTCCGACATACACACAGGCATAGCGAAATCTTGTCTAGAATTAAAGCTAGCACTAAATAAATCTAACAGTCTCGATGTTTTTCTCGATTCTTGCGCTCTTAATAAACAGGAAATCGATTTGGATGTGCTAAATCGAAATATCGATGATGTTATAGATAGTTTAACGAAATGTTTGAAAACTGTTCAGAGTTCGCAAATGCGTTTGAAGAAAATTcagaataaaaatgttaaagacGTTTCGTTTGAAGATAAAGAGGTTATGGTTGAAAAcgcgggagttttgaaaatagAAGATTGTGAACCAGAGAGTAAGGATGAagttttttatttcgttaagaCTGACGATGATATTTATGATGTTCAGCCTGCAGGAGATCTTACTACTGCGCcaggaaaaaaagaaaaagaaacgaataaaatagttttaagtgaACTAAAGAGGAAATTGGGGAAGCGAGAGGATGCTATGAGGGAAAGAGAGAGGCAGGCACTCGCAAAAACGATGCCCgaattaaaaaacatacctGAATTTCCACGCCAAATAAAACCGGAAGAATTTATTGAGAGAAAGggttttattagtaaattaaagaGTAAACCTATTAAAAAACATGGTTTAAggattaaaattaagaaaaataaaactaaaaataagaaatacaagTTCAAACTCTCGAAATACTCAAAAGAGACGGACATAAGTGGCGTCATCTATGAAGCAAACGCGAAACTTAACgtgaaaagtaaaattttaactgTAAACTTTATAAACGACTACTACATAACTAAATGGTGCAAATATATAGAAGAAAATAGGCCTGTCAGTGTGTCTAGTAACATATCGGATTATAGTGACATTGAACCAAGTACGGCCAAAATACACCCAGATCAAGAGCTGCGGTGTACAAAGAAAGACTTGGAACTGTCCCCATCTACTTCGGACAGTGAATTTGATTATACAAAAGAGAAACAGAATGCTTTACTTCATGATGTCCGTCGCCATAGAGTCGTTAGAAAAAAGAATCATCCAAACCATAGACCGATCATAGACAATGTAGATGAGAGTTTGAAGCCCATAGAGTATAGATTTGGGACGGGTATGGCTATGGCTTCAGTGTTGCAAGTTAATAAATCGTTGCCTCATTATATTACTGATGAAGAG GTGTTTATTGGTGATGGTGAGGTGTCTACTGATAGTGGGAATGATGAGGATGCGTGA